The genomic region AGTCCGATCCTCGGCAATCAAGCGCTGCCGAGAGTAGCATCCAGCGCTGGCGGCGACCCCGGCAGCCGCTCCGCGTGCTGCACGTCGTGAACGGCGAGCACTTTGCTGGCGCCGAACGCGTGCAGGACCTTCTCGCTCTTCGGCTGCCCGAATTCGGCATCGAAACGTCGTTCGTCTGCGTCAAGCCGAATCGGTTTCCCGCGGCGCGGCGATCGGCTGCGCCGCTCTATAAACTGCCGATGCGCGGCCGCTTCGATCTGCGGCCGGCGTGGAAGCTGGCCCGCCTGATTCGCGATGAGCACTTTGCGTTGCTCCACACGCACACGCCGCGGGCCGCGCTCGTGGGGCGAATCGCCGCCAGGCTGGCGCGGATCCCGATGGTCCATCACGTCCACGGTCAGACGGCGAACGAAGTCGGCCGACGTTGGCTCAGTCGATTCAGCGCGGTCGTCGAGCGGTTCAGCTTGTCAGAAGTCAAGGCCGTGATCGCCGTCTCGGAAAGCGCGGGGCGCTATATAGCGGCCCACGGCATCGCCTTAGAGCGCGTGCGAGTCGTGAGCAACGGAGTTCCGGCCAGCGAGCATCTCGCGCGGCGGTCGCCGCCGCAAGACCATTGGACGCTCGGCACGATCGCGCTTTTTCGCCCACGCAAGGGGCTAGAGCCGCTTCTCGATGCGCTCGCAATGCTTCGCAAACAGGGCGCGGCGGTTCGCCTCCGTGCAGTTGGATCGTTTCAAACCGCCGCCTACGAACGGAGCGTGCGCAACTATGCCGAACGCCTGGGGATTGAGGGGGCCATTGAGTGGACTGGTTTCAGTTCAGATGTCAACGGCGAGCTGGCCAAGCTGGATTTGCTCGTGTTTCCCAGCCTTCTTGCCGAGGGGCTGCCGATGGTCGTGATCGAGGCGATGGCAGCGGGCGTCCCCGTGATCGGCACTCGCGTCGACGGCGTCGCCGATGCGATCCGTGACGGCGTGGACGGCCTGCTGTGCGACCCGGGCGATGCAACCAGCCTGGCCGATGCGATTGGTCGGATCGTCCGCGGCGAAGCGAATTGGCATTCTCTGCGAACGAGCGCGTGGCGCCGCCAGCGCGACGTGTTTTCTGACCGGAGCATGGCCCGCGGGATGGCCGAACTCTATCGCGAGATTCTCTGCTGATTGCGTTGCGATTTAATCCGTGCCGCGTCACGGAACGCCGTGGAGGGCGTTCCAAATTAGGTCCGCGAAGCCGACTGTAGGGAATGGCCTCTGTGCCGTTCCACGGCAGAGACAATCGGGGAGTGTGTTATGAATCGTGTTCGGTTATTCGGCTTTGAGGTCGATGCGCTCCGCATGCGCGAGGCGGTCGCTCAACTGTTGAAATGGGCTGTCGAGCGCGACGGCGTCTGCCGTTTCGTCGTCACGCCGAACGCGGATCACGCCGTTCTCTTTCAGGAAAACATGAAGTTGCGGCAAGCCTATGCGTCCGCGAGTCTGGTCCTCGTCGATGGCATGCCGCTGCTGTTGGCGGCCAAGCTGCTCCGCCGCGGAGTGCCCGAGCGCGTGCCGGGGAGCGATCTGGTGCCGGCCCTGTTTTCGGCGGCCGGCGAAGGCCCCGAAACGCGGCGCTCGTTGCGGATTTATCTCTTGGGCGCAGCGCCCGGCGTCGCCGAGCGTGCAGCAGACCGGATCAAAGCGATGTGGACGGGAGTGGACGTCGTCGGGTGTTACAGCCCGCCGCTCGGGTTCGAGAGGAATCCCGGGGAAAACGAGGCCATCCTGGCGCGCATTGCGCAGTCCAAGTGCGACGTATTGATCGTTGGGCTCGGCGCCCCGAAGCAGGAACTCTGGGTGCTTGAGCATCAGACGCACATTGCCGCGCCGGTCGCCCTTTGCGTGGGCGCGACGATTGATTTTCTGGCCGGCGAAAAGGCTCGGGCCCCTCGCTGGATGCGGTGCGTTGGCTTGGAATGGCTCCATCGCCTGGGGAGCGAACCGCGGCGCTTGGCCCGCCGCTACCTACGCGATGCGATCCACCTTCCGCGGCTGCTGTGGCGCGAAATCCGCGGCACAACGATTAGACCGCGTTCGCCAGCAACGACCAGGACCACGCTTTCCAGATCAGCAAATATCGAATAAGTCAGGCCTCTGGCCTGACAATCCGGCCTGTGGATCGAGGCGGGGCCGAAGCAGTCGAAGTCAGGCCAATGGCCTGACCTACGCGAGATCCGGTCAGCTCGCTCAATTTCCACCGCCCAAAAGCGGATTGGAGTTGTCGGTCTTGATCATCGAGCTGGGGATTTGAAAGTGCAAATCCTCGTCTTGCCCGATCGCTTTGCCGGAGAGCGTCAGCCGCGCCGATTCGACGTCTGCCCAGAGCAAGGGGAATACGAGCGCATCGTTGACGGATTGCCCGGCGGAAATCGGCGCGGCAGGCTTGGTTCCTCGGATGACAGCATCGTCGGGAAACTTGATGTGCTTGTGCTCGCGACCGTGATCGTCGACCAACAGTGAATCGATCGCCGACTCTTCCGCTTTCTGTCCCATCCAGCCTTTATAGTCGACGCTCCCGGCGGCATCGGTGTTCTTGATCTTGAACCAGACCGTCAAATAAGGATCGGGCGTGACATCGAACAACTCCGCCAAGCCGCCTACCGGATAAGTCGGTACCTTTCCGACCAGCACCTTCGTGATGGTCACTTGCAGCGATCCCGATCCCTGCGGCTCGTTCTTCTCTGCGGCCGCCCATTTAATGGAGGCGCCAGAGTGCGCAGCGGTCGCGGCATCACCATCGGTCGCGGAATCCGTCGAGTTGCTATCGGTCTTGGTGGCGACCGCCAGCCCCCTGCCGTTGGCATCACCGTCAAAGATGAGCTGCGGCCGACGCACTTTAGAATTCTGGCCGCCAGCCACCCTTTGATAGGCGCCCAGAGCAAATTTGAGCGGATCGAGATCATCGCGCGGGTCGCCCCCGGCGGCCGCCATATTCGCGCCACGAACAAACTTGGCTGCCGCCGCCGAGGGCGTTAGCTTCGGTTTTACGGACTCAGCGTCTTGATCATCCGCGCGTTGCGTTGGCAAAGCCGCATTGCGAGCCGCCGTGCTCGCAACGCTGTCCGCGACGTGCGAATCGCCGTGCCTGTTCGAAGACGCAATGATCCCGATGAGCAATCCAACGGCCACGGTGCCGATTCCGATCGCCGCGATCACCAAATCCCGTCGCGCTTTCTCCGGAATGCCGCTGCTTTGTCTGGCCGTGTTTACCACGCGCCAGCCTCCGACCTTGCGCAAGCCGGAAGAACTCGCGGGCGATTCCGTGATGATGGGGGCCGAACTCGATTCCGTCGTTGTCAGGGGTGGCGGCGCCGAGTTGCCGAGGCGCAAATCATCTAGCGACACAGCCGCCGGCGCCGGCAAGCTCGCCGGCGGCATCGGCATCGCGGCCTGCATGACAACGGCTGCCGTTGCCGGAGTTCCAACGAGCGGCGGAAAGACGGCGGGCGTCGATTCCGCAACCACCGGCGGCGCGGCAACGGCGAGCGGCTCTGGCACCGGAGGTGGAGTCGGTTCCGGCGGCGGAGGAGGCGGCGATGCGATGGTCGACTCGGGCACGATCAGAATCAATCCGCATCCCGGACAATCGGCATTGCGGCCAACGTCGGCGTCCGCGGCTTCGATCAACATGCCGCAACGGTGACAATTGAATCGGATCATCTGGCCACTTCTCGGCGCATACGAAGGCGGACACCGCGGCCATCCTTCCATCCCTCCACCACGCCTCAATTTTCGCGCACGATTCATCAGAATTCAAGGTCTATCAGCCTCGATGAGATGCTTGGAATCCCGGCGCCGGATTGTTTCGAACGCGTAACGGCGCGAATCCGTCGTTCAAAACCGTTCCGGTCGGTCCCCTCCCGCAAGCGCCGTTTCAGGCTTATACTCATTGGCGTTGCCGATCGGGCGCCAAATCGTTTCAGGGAAGGCTGCCATGTCCACAGCTCCTTTGTCGCGTTCGTCCAAGACAGAGCGTCCGATTCACAAGGCGGCAATCCT from Pirellulales bacterium harbors:
- a CDS encoding glycosyltransferase, with amino-acid sequence MSLLVVQSDPRQSSAAESSIQRWRRPRQPLRVLHVVNGEHFAGAERVQDLLALRLPEFGIETSFVCVKPNRFPAARRSAAPLYKLPMRGRFDLRPAWKLARLIRDEHFALLHTHTPRAALVGRIAARLARIPMVHHVHGQTANEVGRRWLSRFSAVVERFSLSEVKAVIAVSESAGRYIAAHGIALERVRVVSNGVPASEHLARRSPPQDHWTLGTIALFRPRKGLEPLLDALAMLRKQGAAVRLRAVGSFQTAAYERSVRNYAERLGIEGAIEWTGFSSDVNGELAKLDLLVFPSLLAEGLPMVVIEAMAAGVPVIGTRVDGVADAIRDGVDGLLCDPGDATSLADAIGRIVRGEANWHSLRTSAWRRQRDVFSDRSMARGMAELYREILC
- a CDS encoding WecB/TagA/CpsF family glycosyltransferase, with translation MNRVRLFGFEVDALRMREAVAQLLKWAVERDGVCRFVVTPNADHAVLFQENMKLRQAYASASLVLVDGMPLLLAAKLLRRGVPERVPGSDLVPALFSAAGEGPETRRSLRIYLLGAAPGVAERAADRIKAMWTGVDVVGCYSPPLGFERNPGENEAILARIAQSKCDVLIVGLGAPKQELWVLEHQTHIAAPVALCVGATIDFLAGEKARAPRWMRCVGLEWLHRLGSEPRRLARRYLRDAIHLPRLLWREIRGTTIRPRSPATTRTTLSRSANIE